DNA from Bacteroides zoogleoformans:
GGCGGACTTGTGTCTTCAGGATGCATTCCACTCCCTTGTCGAAGGCTGTGCGGGCTTGTCGGCAGAGGCTGTCCGTGGCGAAAGTATAAGGCGGTTGCTTTTCGTAGACTTGGCGCAGCAGCTTCATCACGTTTATCATTGCATTGTCGTTATAGGTGATGTGGGTATAATAACCCGTGGGGCGGGGCCAGAACTGCGGGAAACCTCCATTGGCATACTGCGACTTCAGAAGGTAGCGTATGCCCTCGATGGCCGCATCTCTGTATTTCTCTATTCGTGTGGCCAGATAAGTGCGTGAAAGATAGCGTATCTCCGTGCTGGTGGCACTGTTGTCTATCGTGCTTTCGCCCACGTTGTCTTTGGCATGGAGTACGTCCTCCAGTTCCTGCGGTGATAATTCGGCAGGCATGTAGACGTTCTTCGGCCATCCGCCGGTGATATGCTGATATAGCAATACATTGTCGGCAATGCGTATGGCCTCGGCAGTCTTGAAGAAGTCATCGTCCAGTTTCGCTGCCATTCTTACCCAACTCTTGTAAGGCTGTTTTTCTTTGTAGTTTGTCGCC
Protein-coding regions in this window:
- the pelA gene encoding pectate lyase, coding for MKRIIILYCAFLAVMVGAKAQETATNYKEKQPYKSWVRMAAKLDDDFFKTAEAIRIADNVLLYQHITGGWPKNVYMPAELSPQELEDVLHAKDNVGESTIDNSATSTEIRYLSRTYLATRIEKYRDAAIEGIRYLLKSQYANGGFPQFWPRPTGYYTHITYNDNAMINVMKLLRQVYEKQPPYTFATDSLCRQARTAFDKGVECILKTQVRRNGKLTVWCAQHDEHTLAPAKARAYELPSLSGAESDDIILLLMSIPQPSKEIITAVEAAVDWLKESKIVGMKQESFINSQGKKDYRMVPCSQDDADCPALWARFYTLEDNRPFFCDRDGVKRFDISEIGYERRNGYSWYNDGGLKVLKKYEKWKKTLNKK